The Bordetella sp. FB-8 genome includes a window with the following:
- the hpaH gene encoding 2-oxo-hept-4-ene-1,7-dioate hydratase: MFDDALIQSLARELSESERSRVQVAHFSRRFPGMTIEDGYRISRAWVAMQRAQGRRVIGHKIGLTSRAMQLSSQIDEPDYGTLLDSMLFTCEAGKELDIPAARFIAPRVEVELAFVLKDPLHGPGVTIEQVLAATQYVTPAIEIIDARIEQFDRHTKAARKVYDTISDNAANAGVVVGGRRIAPSQADLPWCGAILRQNGAVEETGLAAGVQGHPAVGIAWLADKLAPWGESLQAGQIVLAGSFTRPVAARPGDRFEADYGPLGTLKFRFI; encoded by the coding sequence GTGTTCGACGATGCACTGATCCAGAGCCTGGCCCGAGAACTATCCGAATCGGAAAGGAGCCGCGTCCAGGTCGCGCATTTCTCGCGCCGCTTCCCGGGCATGACGATCGAGGACGGCTATCGCATCAGTCGCGCCTGGGTGGCCATGCAGCGGGCCCAAGGCCGCCGCGTCATCGGCCACAAGATAGGCCTGACCTCGCGCGCCATGCAGCTGAGCAGCCAGATCGACGAGCCGGACTACGGCACCCTGCTGGACAGCATGCTTTTCACCTGCGAGGCCGGCAAGGAGCTGGATATCCCGGCGGCCCGTTTCATCGCACCCCGGGTCGAAGTGGAGCTGGCCTTCGTGCTCAAGGACCCGCTGCACGGTCCCGGCGTCACGATCGAGCAGGTGCTGGCCGCCACGCAATACGTCACGCCAGCCATCGAGATCATCGACGCGCGCATCGAGCAGTTCGACCGCCACACCAAGGCCGCCCGCAAGGTATACGACACCATCAGCGACAACGCCGCCAACGCGGGCGTGGTTGTGGGCGGCCGGCGCATTGCGCCCTCGCAGGCGGACTTGCCGTGGTGCGGCGCCATTCTGCGGCAAAATGGCGCGGTCGAGGAAACCGGTCTGGCCGCGGGCGTGCAGGGCCATCCGGCCGTGGGCATTGCCTGGCTGGCCGACAAGCTCGCGCCCTGGGGCGAATCCCTGCAGGCTGGCCAGATTGTGCTTGCGGGGTCTTTCACCCGTCCTGTCGCCGCCCGGCCGGGCGATCGTTTCGAAGCCGACTACGGCCCGCTCGGCACCCTGAAATTCCGTTTCATCTGA
- a CDS encoding 5-carboxymethyl-2-hydroxymuconate Delta-isomerase — protein MPHLVILYSGNLDRDLDMAAVCRGLADAMLSVRDDEGKSVFPLGGTRVLAYPAPYFAVSDGGQAGCAAGESGDYGFMYLNLRMARGRSEAVQRRVGQAVSEAARDLLGPLKQTRRVGLTFQVDVGAEVYDAKFGNLHDLFQKEVR, from the coding sequence ATGCCGCATCTGGTGATTCTCTATTCCGGCAACCTGGATCGCGATCTGGACATGGCGGCCGTGTGCCGCGGCCTGGCAGATGCCATGCTCTCGGTCAGGGACGACGAAGGCAAATCCGTGTTTCCCCTCGGCGGTACGCGCGTTCTGGCCTATCCCGCGCCGTACTTCGCGGTGTCCGACGGCGGCCAGGCCGGCTGCGCTGCCGGCGAATCCGGCGACTACGGGTTCATGTACCTGAACCTGCGCATGGCCCGCGGTCGCAGCGAGGCGGTGCAGCGGCGCGTCGGACAGGCCGTGTCCGAGGCGGCCCGCGATCTGCTCGGGCCTTTGAAACAGACGCGGCGAGTCGGGCTGACGTTTCAGGTCGACGTAGGGGCCGAAGTCTACGACGCCAAGTTCGGCAATCTGCACGATCTGTTTCAGAAAGAGGTCCGTTAG
- the hpaD gene encoding 3,4-dihydroxyphenylacetate 2,3-dioxygenase, giving the protein MGKLALAAKITHVPSLYLSELDGPRKGSRQRAIDGLKEIGRRCRALEVDTIVVFDTHWLVNASYHINCAAHFKGVYTSNELPHFISNMPYEIPGNPALGRLLAQSCNDWGVETLAHDATTLAPEYGTLVPMRYMNEDLHFKAICVSALCTSHYLNDSARLGWAMRRAVEDHYQGNVAFLASGSLSHRFAQNGLAPQFADRVWSPFLERLDHDVVRMWQAGEWADFCAMLPEYAVKGHGEGFMHDTAMLLGALGWSAYDGKAQVLTPYFGSSATGQINAVLPVTPQDGRAVPKAQASSAEGFQAISRL; this is encoded by the coding sequence ATGGGCAAGCTCGCGCTCGCCGCCAAGATCACGCATGTGCCTTCCTTGTATCTGAGCGAGCTGGACGGCCCGCGCAAAGGCAGCCGGCAGCGCGCCATCGACGGTCTCAAGGAAATCGGCCGCCGCTGCCGCGCGCTGGAGGTGGACACCATCGTGGTGTTCGATACGCATTGGCTGGTCAATGCCAGTTATCACATCAATTGCGCTGCGCACTTCAAGGGTGTGTACACCAGCAACGAGCTGCCGCATTTCATCAGCAATATGCCCTACGAGATTCCAGGCAATCCGGCGCTGGGCCGGCTGCTGGCGCAGTCGTGCAACGACTGGGGGGTAGAGACGCTGGCCCACGACGCCACAACGCTGGCCCCCGAGTACGGCACGCTGGTGCCGATGCGCTATATGAACGAGGACCTGCATTTCAAGGCCATCTGTGTTTCCGCGCTGTGCACGAGCCACTATCTGAATGACAGCGCCCGCCTGGGCTGGGCCATGCGGCGCGCGGTGGAAGATCATTACCAAGGCAATGTGGCCTTCCTGGCGAGCGGATCGCTGTCGCACCGTTTTGCGCAGAACGGGCTTGCGCCCCAGTTCGCCGACCGGGTCTGGAGTCCTTTCCTGGAGCGGCTCGACCACGATGTGGTGCGCATGTGGCAGGCCGGGGAATGGGCCGATTTCTGCGCCATGCTGCCCGAATACGCGGTCAAGGGACATGGTGAGGGCTTTATGCATGACACCGCCATGCTGCTCGGGGCGTTGGGCTGGTCGGCCTACGACGGCAAGGCCCAGGTGCTGACACCGTACTTCGGTTCGTCCGCCACCGGGCAGATCAATGCCGTCCTGCCCGTCACGCCCCAGGATGGCCGTGCAGTCCCGAAGGCGCAGGCCAGCAGCGCCGAGGGGTTCCAGGCCATATCCCGTCTGTGA
- the hpaE gene encoding 5-carboxymethyl-2-hydroxymuconate semialdehyde dehydrogenase yields MRIEHLIDGKAVAGRSYFETVNPATQQVLAEVAAGGQDEVNAAVAAAKAAFPKWADTPATQRAQAIRKLGDLIARHVPEIAQTETDDCGQVIAQTGKQLVPRAADNFYYFAEMCTRVDGHTYPTPTHLNYTLFHPVGVCALISPWNVPFMTATWKVAPCLAFGNTAVLKMSELSPLSAARLGELALEAGIPPGVLNLVHGYGRDAGEPLVAHPDVRAVSFTGSTATGNRIVQAAGLKKFSMELGGKSPFVVFEDADMARALDAAVFMIFSNNGERCTAGSRILVQRSVYAAFVEKFVERAKRIAVGDPLDEKTLIGPMISQAHLAKVRHYIELGSKEGATLLCGGLDAPAGLPQRVRKGNYVAPTVFADVDNRMKIAQDEIFGPVACLIPFKDEAHAVALANDIQYGLSSYVWTENIGRAHRVAASIEAGMCFINSQNVRDLRQPFGGTKASGTGREGGTWSYEVFCEPKNVAVSLGSHHIPHWGA; encoded by the coding sequence ATGCGCATAGAACATCTGATCGACGGCAAGGCCGTCGCGGGCAGGAGTTACTTCGAGACCGTCAACCCGGCCACGCAGCAAGTGCTGGCCGAAGTGGCGGCGGGCGGACAGGACGAGGTCAACGCGGCCGTCGCCGCCGCCAAGGCGGCCTTTCCCAAGTGGGCCGATACGCCCGCCACGCAACGGGCCCAGGCCATACGCAAGCTGGGCGATCTGATCGCCCGGCACGTGCCCGAGATCGCCCAGACCGAAACCGACGACTGCGGCCAGGTCATCGCCCAGACCGGCAAGCAGCTCGTGCCGCGCGCGGCGGACAACTTCTATTATTTCGCCGAGATGTGTACCCGCGTGGACGGCCATACCTATCCCACGCCTACGCACTTGAACTACACCTTGTTCCATCCGGTCGGGGTCTGTGCCCTGATCAGTCCGTGGAATGTGCCTTTCATGACGGCCACCTGGAAGGTCGCGCCCTGTCTGGCCTTCGGCAACACGGCGGTGCTCAAGATGAGCGAGCTCTCGCCGCTGTCGGCGGCCCGCCTGGGCGAACTGGCCTTGGAGGCGGGCATCCCGCCGGGCGTGCTCAACCTGGTCCACGGCTACGGGCGCGATGCCGGCGAGCCGCTGGTGGCGCACCCCGATGTGCGCGCTGTGTCCTTCACCGGTTCGACAGCGACCGGCAACCGCATCGTGCAGGCGGCGGGCCTGAAGAAATTCAGCATGGAACTGGGCGGCAAGAGCCCCTTCGTCGTTTTCGAGGACGCCGATATGGCGCGCGCGCTGGATGCGGCCGTATTCATGATCTTCAGCAACAACGGCGAGCGCTGCACCGCGGGCTCGCGCATTCTGGTGCAGCGCAGCGTCTACGCCGCCTTTGTCGAAAAGTTCGTCGAGCGCGCCAAGCGCATCGCGGTGGGCGACCCGCTGGACGAGAAGACCCTCATCGGACCGATGATCTCCCAGGCCCACCTGGCCAAGGTGCGCCATTACATCGAGCTCGGCTCCAAGGAAGGCGCCACCCTGCTGTGTGGCGGCCTGGATGCGCCCGCCGGCCTGCCGCAGCGGGTCAGGAAAGGCAACTATGTGGCGCCGACGGTCTTTGCCGACGTCGACAACCGCATGAAGATCGCGCAGGACGAGATATTCGGTCCGGTGGCCTGCCTGATTCCCTTCAAGGACGAGGCCCATGCCGTCGCGCTGGCCAACGATATCCAGTATGGCCTGTCGAGCTACGTGTGGACCGAGAACATCGGCCGCGCCCACCGCGTGGCCGCGAGCATCGAGGCGGGCATGTGCTTTATCAACAGCCAGAACGTGCGCGACCTGCGTCAGCCCTTTGGTGGCACCAAGGCTTCGGGCACGGGGCGCGAAGGCGGCACCTGGAGCTACGAGGTGTTTTGCGAACCCAAGAACGTGGCTGTGTCGCTGGGCAGCCATCACATCCCGCACTGGGGAGCCTGA
- a CDS encoding fumarylacetoacetate hydrolase family protein: MKTARVAYGGAIHTATPHERGLRLADGRVLREQDVVWLPPFEVGTLIALGLNYADHVKELSRELTVTSKDEPLVFFKGPGAVVGHRAQTRRPRDAAFMHYECELGVVIGKPARNVKAAQAMAHVAGYTVCNDYAIRDYLENWYRPNLRVKNRDTCTGMGPWLVDAAQVSDPHDLALRTRVNGKITQQGTTANMVNDIAALIEYLSGFMTLLPGDVILTGTPDGVVNVDEGDEVVCEIDGIGSLHNTIVGDDVFGC; the protein is encoded by the coding sequence ATGAAGACGGCACGCGTAGCCTATGGCGGCGCGATACACACCGCGACGCCGCATGAACGGGGCCTGCGCCTGGCCGACGGCCGGGTGCTGCGCGAGCAAGACGTGGTGTGGCTGCCGCCGTTCGAGGTCGGCACCCTGATCGCGCTGGGCCTGAACTACGCCGATCACGTCAAGGAGCTTTCCAGGGAACTGACCGTCACCAGCAAGGATGAGCCTCTGGTGTTCTTCAAGGGGCCGGGCGCGGTGGTGGGCCACCGAGCGCAGACACGCCGCCCCAGGGATGCCGCCTTCATGCACTATGAATGCGAACTGGGTGTGGTGATCGGCAAGCCGGCCAGGAACGTGAAGGCTGCCCAGGCCATGGCGCACGTGGCGGGTTATACGGTCTGCAACGACTATGCCATCCGTGACTACCTGGAAAACTGGTACCGGCCCAACCTGCGGGTCAAGAACCGCGATACCTGCACCGGCATGGGCCCGTGGCTGGTCGATGCCGCGCAGGTGAGCGATCCGCACGATCTGGCCCTGCGCACCAGGGTCAACGGCAAGATCACCCAGCAAGGCACGACGGCGAACATGGTCAACGACATTGCGGCCTTGATCGAATATCTCAGCGGCTTCATGACGCTGCTGCCCGGCGACGTTATCCTGACAGGCACGCCGGATGGTGTGGTCAACGTCGACGAAGGCGACGAAGTCGTATGCGAAATCGACGGCATCGGGTCGCTGCACAACACCATCGTCGGCGACGACGTCTTCGGCTGCTGA
- a CDS encoding fumarylacetoacetate hydrolase family protein, producing MTFAPPSLFYDDPPYRLSGVVYGPLLNQRCALERLGDAVDQPPYKGAPKGPVLYMKPRNTLACDGQRIAVPDGVQAMRVGATLGLVVGRTACRVSAATALDHVAGLVLVADLTVPHDTFYRPSAPFVARDASCFIGPRIIPLAQVGDPNAVTLSVRVGETHATACLADMVRPAARLLADVTEFMTLSVGDLLLLGTCADMPLLGRGQAFVIGAPGMDELHGGAQ from the coding sequence ATGACATTCGCGCCCCCGTCCCTGTTCTACGACGACCCACCCTACCGGCTGAGCGGCGTGGTGTATGGGCCCTTGCTGAATCAGCGCTGCGCCCTGGAGCGCCTTGGCGATGCCGTTGACCAACCGCCCTACAAGGGCGCGCCCAAGGGCCCGGTGCTCTATATGAAGCCGCGCAATACGCTGGCCTGCGACGGCCAGCGTATTGCCGTTCCCGACGGCGTGCAGGCCATGCGCGTCGGCGCGACGCTGGGCCTGGTGGTGGGGCGCACCGCTTGCCGCGTGTCGGCTGCAACAGCCCTGGATCATGTGGCCGGCCTGGTGCTGGTGGCTGACCTGACGGTGCCGCACGACACGTTCTATCGGCCTTCCGCGCCGTTCGTGGCGCGCGACGCCTCCTGTTTCATCGGGCCGCGCATAATCCCTCTGGCGCAAGTCGGGGATCCGAACGCGGTGACGCTGTCGGTGCGCGTGGGCGAGACGCACGCCACGGCTTGCTTGGCGGACATGGTGCGACCCGCGGCCCGCCTGCTGGCCGACGTCACCGAATTCATGACCTTGTCGGTCGGAGACCTGCTGCTGCTGGGTACCTGCGCCGACATGCCCTTGTTGGGCCGGGGCCAGGCATTCGTCATCGGCGCGCCGGGCATGGACGAACTGCACGGAGGTGCGCAATGA
- a CDS encoding MBL fold metallo-hydrolase — protein MAKAFASQADLEAKKITWTQLSENAYAYTAEGDPNSGVIIGDDGVLIVDTTATPAMAQDLIAKIRSVTDKPIKYVVLSHYHAVRVLGASAYFKEGAEQVIASRGTYEMIVERGEADMKSEIERFPRLFAGVETVPGLTWPTLVFDQEITLFLGKLEVRIAHVGAGHTKGDTIVWLPAQKVLFSGDLVEYDAACYCGDAQLEEWPATLEALRAFGAQKLVPGRGPALTSPQEVDKGLDYTRDFVTTLLQSGREAVKQKLDLKGSMALIRKSMDPKFGQVFIYEHCLPFDVSRAYDEASGIKHPRIWTAQRDKEMWDALQA, from the coding sequence ATGGCTAAGGCATTCGCTTCCCAGGCCGACCTGGAAGCCAAGAAAATCACCTGGACTCAACTTTCCGAAAACGCCTACGCCTATACGGCCGAAGGCGATCCCAACTCCGGCGTGATCATCGGCGACGATGGTGTCCTCATCGTCGACACCACGGCCACGCCCGCCATGGCGCAGGATCTGATCGCCAAGATCCGTTCGGTGACGGACAAGCCGATCAAGTACGTGGTGCTGTCGCACTATCACGCCGTGCGCGTGCTGGGCGCCTCGGCCTACTTCAAGGAAGGCGCCGAGCAGGTCATCGCCAGCCGCGGCACGTATGAAATGATCGTCGAGCGCGGCGAAGCCGACATGAAATCGGAAATCGAACGCTTCCCGCGCCTGTTCGCCGGTGTCGAGACCGTGCCCGGCCTGACCTGGCCCACGCTGGTCTTCGACCAGGAAATCACGCTGTTCCTGGGCAAGCTGGAAGTGCGCATCGCCCACGTCGGCGCGGGCCATACCAAGGGCGACACCATTGTCTGGCTGCCTGCGCAAAAAGTGCTGTTTTCGGGCGACCTGGTCGAATACGACGCGGCCTGCTATTGCGGCGACGCCCAGCTGGAGGAATGGCCTGCGACGCTCGAAGCTCTGCGCGCTTTCGGCGCTCAGAAACTGGTTCCGGGCCGCGGTCCTGCCTTGACCAGTCCGCAGGAAGTCGACAAGGGGCTGGACTACACGCGTGACTTCGTCACGACCCTGCTGCAAAGCGGCCGCGAGGCGGTCAAGCAGAAGCTGGATCTGAAGGGCTCGATGGCCCTGATCCGCAAATCCATGGACCCGAAGTTCGGTCAGGTCTTCATCTACGAACACTGCCTGCCCTTCGATGTATCCCGTGCCTATGACGAAGCCAGCGGGATCAAACATCCCCGCATCTGGACGGCGCAACGCGACAAGGAAATGTGGGACGCATTGCAGGCCTGA
- a CDS encoding DUF2783 domain-containing protein, with amino-acid sequence MTLNIEPNIADPDAFYERLIETHTGLAHAQSVALNAKAVALLSDLIGDKKVLQEAASIAADGQAGADGPEHDAKFLLLLANHVGDIAQLVRVLDQARAQVV; translated from the coding sequence ATGACCCTGAACATCGAACCGAACATCGCCGATCCGGATGCCTTCTACGAGCGCCTGATCGAAACCCATACCGGCCTGGCGCACGCGCAGAGCGTGGCCTTGAATGCCAAGGCCGTGGCATTGCTCTCTGACCTGATCGGCGATAAAAAAGTCCTGCAGGAGGCGGCAAGCATCGCGGCCGATGGGCAGGCCGGGGCCGACGGCCCTGAGCACGACGCCAAATTTCTTCTGCTTCTGGCCAATCACGTCGGCGACATCGCGCAGCTTGTGCGCGTGCTGGACCAGGCCAGAGCGCAAGTCGTCTGA
- a CDS encoding FAD-dependent oxidoreductase — protein sequence MQGKSEAAVDYQKLQFAYRRVGEVPQRVHPVAVVGAGPIGLAAAIDLAQQGVPVVLLDNDDTLSTGSRAICFAKRTLEIFDRLGCGQRMVDKGVCWNVGKVFLRDEQVYAFDLLPETGHRRPAFINLQQYYVEGYLAERAAEFGNIDIRWKNEVVGIEQRADRVTLDIATPEGRYALDARYVVAADGSRSAMRRALGQESHGRTFKDRFLIADVKMKAPFPAERWFWFDPPFHPNQSVLLHRQPDDVWRIDFQLGWDADPAAEKEPARVIPRIKALLGEDVDFELEWVSVYTFSCLRMDRFRHGRVLFAGDSAHGVSPFGARGANSGIQDADNLAWKLKLVLDGTAPDALLDSYASEREYAADENILNSTRSTDFITPKTPISRIFRDATLKLARTCPFARRLVNSGRLSVPAVLRESVLNTPDSADDAFDSRVVPGAPIPDAPIRMQGSPAWFLDRISGNVFAGLHFCGTGEDARTAAGQLAAFAYPGVALDRLLVLAPGAILDDTALPCGVAAIEDAQGVLARRLDAKAGSFYLLRPDQHLCARWRAWNEAAVAAAIGRAIGRQQQ from the coding sequence ATGCAAGGCAAATCCGAAGCGGCCGTCGATTACCAGAAACTGCAGTTCGCCTACCGCCGCGTGGGCGAGGTGCCGCAGCGCGTGCATCCGGTAGCCGTCGTCGGAGCGGGCCCCATAGGGCTGGCTGCCGCCATCGACCTGGCCCAGCAGGGCGTGCCGGTGGTTTTGCTGGACAACGACGACACCCTCTCCACAGGTTCGCGCGCCATCTGCTTCGCCAAGCGCACGCTGGAAATCTTCGATCGCCTGGGTTGCGGCCAGCGTATGGTCGACAAGGGCGTGTGCTGGAACGTCGGCAAGGTGTTCCTGCGCGACGAGCAGGTCTACGCCTTCGACCTGCTGCCTGAAACCGGTCACCGGCGTCCGGCCTTCATCAATCTGCAGCAGTACTACGTCGAGGGCTACCTGGCCGAAAGGGCCGCCGAATTCGGCAACATCGACATACGCTGGAAGAACGAAGTGGTGGGCATCGAGCAGCGCGCGGACCGCGTCACGCTGGACATCGCCACGCCGGAAGGGCGCTATGCGCTCGATGCCCGCTACGTGGTCGCCGCCGACGGCTCGCGCAGCGCGATGCGCCGCGCCCTGGGGCAGGAAAGCCATGGCCGCACCTTCAAGGACCGCTTCCTGATCGCCGACGTGAAGATGAAGGCGCCATTCCCGGCCGAGCGCTGGTTCTGGTTCGATCCGCCTTTTCACCCCAACCAGTCGGTGCTGCTGCACCGGCAGCCCGACGATGTCTGGCGCATCGATTTTCAGCTGGGGTGGGACGCGGATCCGGCCGCGGAAAAGGAGCCTGCGCGCGTGATCCCGCGCATCAAGGCGCTGCTGGGCGAAGACGTGGATTTCGAGCTGGAATGGGTCAGCGTCTACACCTTCTCGTGCCTGCGCATGGATCGTTTTCGCCATGGCCGCGTCCTGTTCGCCGGCGATTCGGCGCATGGCGTGTCGCCCTTCGGCGCGCGCGGCGCGAACAGCGGAATCCAGGATGCCGACAACCTGGCCTGGAAGCTCAAGCTCGTGCTGGACGGCACCGCCCCCGACGCCTTGCTCGACAGCTATGCGTCCGAGCGCGAATACGCCGCGGACGAGAACATCCTGAACTCCACGCGCTCGACCGATTTCATCACGCCCAAGACCCCGATCTCGCGCATCTTTCGCGACGCTACGCTCAAGCTGGCCCGCACCTGTCCTTTCGCGCGGCGCCTGGTCAATAGCGGGCGCTTGTCGGTTCCCGCGGTGCTGCGCGAATCGGTGTTGAACACGCCGGACAGCGCGGACGATGCGTTCGATTCCCGCGTGGTGCCCGGCGCCCCCATTCCGGATGCGCCCATCAGGATGCAGGGGAGTCCGGCGTGGTTTCTGGACCGCATATCCGGCAACGTATTCGCGGGCTTGCATTTCTGCGGCACGGGCGAAGATGCGCGCACGGCTGCCGGGCAACTGGCCGCGTTCGCATATCCCGGCGTCGCGCTGGACAGGCTGCTGGTTCTGGCGCCCGGGGCGATCCTGGACGACACGGCCTTGCCCTGCGGCGTGGCCGCGATCGAGGATGCCCAGGGCGTGCTGGCCCGGCGCCTGGACGCCAAGGCTGGCTCCTTCTACCTGCTGCGCCCGGACCAGCACCTGTGCGCGCGCTGGCGCGCCTGGAACGAGGCCGCGGTGGCCGCTGCCATCGGGCGCGCCATCGGCAGGCAGCAGCAATGA
- a CDS encoding IclR family transcriptional regulator: MATERRGIQSIEVGGTLLRALVDHGGPMLLGDLARKAGMAPAKAHPYLVSYCNLGLIQQDASSGRYELGPFALQMGLISLQRCDPVRTAIPLVNERLSRFGQTVALATAGSQGPTIVHIHPATAAIHVTMRTGTVMSLLQTATGQVFAAYLPAAAVESLIALEEAGALQIGASRRRFTRREVQARLAEVRRHGLARSIDDPVAGISALSAPVFDHSRNIVLAVTLIGPSGSVEASYDGELATVLVECAATVSSRLGYISG; this comes from the coding sequence ATGGCCACAGAACGAAGAGGTATCCAGTCCATCGAGGTCGGCGGCACGCTGCTGCGCGCCTTGGTCGACCATGGCGGCCCCATGCTCCTGGGGGATCTCGCGCGCAAGGCGGGCATGGCGCCCGCCAAGGCCCATCCTTACCTGGTCAGTTACTGCAATCTGGGTCTGATCCAACAGGATGCCTCCTCGGGACGCTACGAGCTCGGTCCGTTCGCGCTGCAGATGGGACTCATCAGCCTGCAGCGTTGCGATCCGGTGCGCACGGCGATTCCCCTGGTGAACGAGAGACTGTCGCGTTTTGGCCAGACGGTCGCGCTGGCGACCGCAGGCAGCCAGGGGCCGACCATCGTGCACATCCATCCCGCGACTGCCGCCATTCATGTGACCATGCGTACTGGAACGGTCATGTCCTTGCTGCAGACCGCGACGGGACAGGTCTTTGCCGCCTATCTTCCGGCCGCGGCGGTCGAATCGCTGATCGCCCTGGAGGAGGCCGGTGCCTTGCAGATAGGCGCTTCGCGGCGGCGCTTTACCCGCCGGGAAGTCCAGGCGCGCCTGGCCGAAGTCAGGCGCCACGGACTGGCTCGCAGCATCGACGACCCCGTCGCCGGCATCAGCGCCCTGAGCGCCCCGGTCTTTGACCACAGCCGCAACATCGTGCTGGCCGTCACGCTCATCGGCCCCAGCGGCTCGGTCGAGGCGTCCTACGACGGCGAACTGGCGACGGTGCTGGTTGAATGTGCCGCCACGGTGTCCTCGCGCCTGGGCTATATCTCCGGCTAG
- the hpaR gene encoding homoprotocatechuate degradation operon regulator HpaR codes for MKAPFHHRNLPHLLLHARETLMQHFRPVLKEAGLTEQQWRVLRSLSDTGAIEPNQIAKHCQLLGPSLTRILAGMEETGLIVRARSDEDQRRQKISLTAKSRKLIERMRPKIDQKYRELEAMIGKQLLDRLYRDIDEAVTLVKQGKGPSI; via the coding sequence ATGAAAGCCCCCTTTCACCACCGCAATCTGCCGCACTTGCTGCTGCACGCGCGCGAGACGCTGATGCAGCATTTCCGCCCCGTACTGAAAGAGGCGGGGCTTACCGAGCAGCAATGGCGCGTGCTGCGCAGCTTGAGCGACACGGGCGCCATCGAGCCCAACCAGATCGCCAAGCACTGCCAGCTCCTGGGACCCAGCCTGACCCGCATCCTCGCCGGCATGGAAGAAACCGGCCTGATCGTGCGCGCGCGCTCGGACGAGGACCAGCGGCGCCAGAAAATCTCGCTCACGGCCAAGAGCCGCAAGCTCATCGAGCGCATGCGTCCCAAGATCGACCAGAAATACCGGGAACTGGAAGCAATGATAGGCAAGCAGTTGCTCGACCGCCTGTATCGCGACATCGACGAGGCGGTCACCTTGGTCAAACAGGGCAAAGGGCCTTCTATTTAG
- a CDS encoding PepSY-associated TM helix domain-containing protein yields MTRTIQINSATPAAVVARAPEKSPQHARAHRRGAFIKWLRKAHGWLGLWGAAMGLMFGISGFFQNHRAVMKIDTPAPVVTRIRMQVPETVPQEPADVAAWLQREWNLVKPVERVARSAGQTVSWNGQTVQLPEHWQIRFRTPHYLIQADYTPATRQVSARQVMPGWLGVIENLHRANGVGMAWVLLSDTIAGSLVLLSLTGLLLWTELERRKLVGATVFAASVAAVLAATAVTL; encoded by the coding sequence ATGACACGCACGATTCAGATCAATTCCGCCACCCCGGCAGCCGTTGTCGCTCGCGCACCCGAGAAATCCCCGCAGCATGCGCGCGCGCACCGCCGGGGCGCTTTCATCAAATGGCTGCGCAAGGCGCATGGCTGGCTGGGCTTGTGGGGCGCGGCGATGGGCCTGATGTTCGGCATCAGCGGTTTTTTCCAGAACCACCGCGCGGTCATGAAGATCGATACGCCCGCGCCGGTCGTCACCCGCATCCGCATGCAAGTGCCCGAGACAGTGCCGCAGGAGCCGGCGGACGTGGCGGCCTGGCTGCAGCGCGAATGGAATCTGGTCAAGCCCGTGGAGCGCGTCGCGCGCAGCGCCGGCCAGACCGTCTCCTGGAACGGCCAGACGGTGCAGTTGCCCGAGCACTGGCAGATACGCTTTCGCACGCCGCATTACCTGATCCAGGCCGATTACACGCCCGCGACCCGCCAGGTTTCGGCGCGCCAGGTGATGCCGGGCTGGCTGGGCGTAATCGAAAACCTGCACCGTGCCAACGGCGTCGGCATGGCCTGGGTGCTGTTGTCGGACACCATCGCGGGGAGCCTGGTCTTGCTGTCGCTCACGGGTCTGCTGTTGTGGACCGAGCTGGAGCGCAGGAAACTGGTGGGCGCGACGGTGTTCGCGGCGTCGGTTGCGGCTGTGCTGGCGGCGACGGCCGTGACGCTGTAG